Genomic segment of Bacteroidota bacterium:
AATATGTAAATCAGAATTTTTTGACCAGCTTATTAAGTCATCGAAAACGATGGCCTGTTCTGCTCCTCCGTAATTCTTATTAAACAACACTTCCCATTTTTTCGAAAAAAACTTTACTGGAACTCCAGTCATCGTCCACCCGCCGGGTTCATACTTTACCGCTTCTTTCCTGAATATAATAAATATAGATTGATTCGCTTTTAAAGAAATTCCGGTTGTCACACTTCCTTTTTCAACTTCAATTCCAAAATTGTCGCTTATAGTATTTCTTATAGGGTCCCACAGTTCCGGGTTTTTTCCATTAACCCGAAAAGTTAACCGTACTGAGTTTGGCTCATTCATTTGATTTGATAAAAAATAAATATCGACATCACCAATTTTTCTGTGTGTCCATGCAACAGAATGGCTTTGTTCTAAAAACTCTATATCTTTTTTCACTCCGAGTTTTTCAAATGAGCTTTCCATGTAAGGTGTCGGAAAAACATTTTTACTGCCATTAAATGATTTAATATATCCTTCGTCAACTATGATCTTAGCCCCTGCATTTGCTAACTGTTTTAATTTATTCAAAACAGCCGTACTCATTGTTCCATTAGGATTCATTGGATGTTTTCCCGGTATTATTAGTACAGCATAACTTGCTCCTCCCGGGGTAACTACTCTCCCATTCACGACTTTCATTGTCATCAACACATCGGGATTAAAGCTATCATATTTATAACCATTCAAAGGATCGATCCAGTCTTCCGGATCAGCCATATTTGCTGAATGAGAAACTCCATCTGGTATTTGACGCATCGGTTGACCGGTGTTTTCTAATCTTTTCTTTTCTGCATCTACTTTCTCTTTTCCGAAAATTCCAGGTAATGTGTTTACTAACCTGTCTGGCAAAACTGAACGCCTGGGTATTTCTTCACCCGTAAATACAGCAATATCAACAACAGGTTTTCCTAATTGCAATAATGCCTGGCATCTTGTAAGATATTCGATCCATGCCTTGCTTTGTTTGAACCATGTCTGGTCTCTTTGAAAATATAAACCCACACCATCCAATGTCATTCCCGGCTTTTTATTCAACCATGGATTGTGTGTCCATACATGCAAGACCATTTTATTAATACCTAATGCAAAATTCCTATCGCCGATCGCTTTTAAATTTCCGGGATGTTCGCCCCAGTTCATTCTTACTGATGTAAAAGCTTCTGCCTGGATAATATTCTTCCCATAAATATGTGCGGCACTGATGGCGTCAAACATATCATTGGGCTTATCATGTGTTGGACTATTGAGCCAAAACTCACCCATTGGCAGATCAACATTTTTATAATGCAGTAATCCATCGCTTACAAATGTTGGAGCAATACTTTCTGCACTGAACTGGCATCCTTTTGCAGCAGAGAGTTTTTTAAGCGTAACATAAAATACATCATTCACCAATTCAGCGATCGTAGTTCTTACATCATGCAAGATCTTTTCTGATCTCTCTGCACTTTCAATTGGCACACCGGTCATCACTAATAAATAAGGCACCAGGTCATAGCCTCTTCTTTTCTTAAACTCAGCAGCAAAATTTTTACTCCAGTTCTGGCTACCGCATTCCCAACTATCAACATGAAATATCTTCAACACTTCTTTTGCTAAAGCAGGATCTGTTTTTTCAAAAGCTTTTCCAAACCAGTTATCAAATTGCAGTTTTATTGCTGCTGCATTGAATTTATCGCATTCTAATCCTTTGCCTGCGCCGCCGGTTGCATTCGTTTGCCCGGTAGTAGTGTGACCAATTCTTACAACTACCCAATTACCTTGTGGCGCTGTCCAGTTCAGATTTCCATCTGCATCTAATTTTCCAGTAAGATCAATGATCGTTTTTAATGACACGGCTTCTCTTTCATTTACCTGTTGCGTTGTTGTATTTGCTGCTACTCTCCACACAGATCCGTTCTTTGACTGGTATTGATTGATCACCGGCTCATCACTTAAATAAATTCCCATCACTTTTAAAGATGGTTTCCATTTCGCAGCATCCAAATCTTCTGCGCCGGGTTCGCTTCCTTCTTTATCGTATACAAAACGGAAATACTTAGAAGTAGTTAAAGGAATTGCATGTGTGTAATCCTCTTCGGTATCCTGCCAGCCATGACGCGGCGGTTCTAATCTCGTTACAGTTTTAAAATTGATGCCGTCTTCACTTGTTTGAATGACCAGCCGCTGTGCCTGGTAACTGTTGGTACCGGTATGAATACGAATGGAACGACATGTAAATGGTTGCGGGTATTTATATTGGATCCAGCAATTAGTATCACTTTTAAAACTCTGCTTATTATCCGCATCAGGATAAGATAAGAAAGGAGCTTTCACGCCATTACTTGTTGAAACCGTCGGTATCATTATCTCGTTCCGGAAAGCATAAGAAGAATTAGCCGGATAAGCAAATACTGCTACCTCTTTATAAAAATCTTCTTTTGTTTCAGGTTGCTCTAAATTTATTTTTCCGGTATACCCGTTTCGGATATATGTTTTTGTCCAGGTTAATTTCTGCATGGAAAGTTCGGGAGTGATCCAGGGACCACCGGCTAGTGCAAAGCCATCACTTACATGCATCGCTAATTTTAACTTCAATCG
This window contains:
- a CDS encoding DNA-binding protein, translating into MIVKKYSVTTICLLLISFIGFTQQTRPIDIIEKNFLNPPESAKPWVFWYWMHGAVSKEGITADLEAMKEVGIGGAYLMPIKDTSSVIPFQPTVRQLTPEWWEMVKFSMQEAKRLKLKLAMHVSDGFALAGGPWITPELSMQKLTWTKTYIRNGYTGKINLEQPETKEDFYKEVAVFAYPANSSYAFRNEIMIPTVSTSNGVKAPFLSYPDADNKQSFKSDTNCWIQYKYPQPFTCRSIRIHTGTNSYQAQRLVIQTSEDGINFKTVTRLEPPRHGWQDTEEDYTHAIPLTTSKYFRFVYDKEGSEPGAEDLDAAKWKPSLKVMGIYLSDEPVINQYQSKNGSVWRVAANTTTQQVNEREAVSLKTIIDLTGKLDADGNLNWTAPQGNWVVVRIGHTTTGQTNATGGAGKGLECDKFNAAAIKLQFDNWFGKAFEKTDPALAKEVLKIFHVDSWECGSQNWSKNFAAEFKKRRGYDLVPYLLVMTGVPIESAERSEKILHDVRTTIAELVNDVFYVTLKKLSAAKGCQFSAESIAPTFVSDGLLHYKNVDLPMGEFWLNSPTHDKPNDMFDAISAAHIYGKNIIQAEAFTSVRMNWGEHPGNLKAIGDRNFALGINKMVLHVWTHNPWLNKKPGMTLDGVGLYFQRDQTWFKQSKAWIEYLTRCQALLQLGKPVVDIAVFTGEEIPRRSVLPDRLVNTLPGIFGKEKVDAEKKRLENTGQPMRQIPDGVSHSANMADPEDWIDPLNGYKYDSFNPDVLMTMKVVNGRVVTPGGASYAVLIIPGKHPMNPNGTMSTAVLNKLKQLANAGAKIIVDEGYIKSFNGSKNVFPTPYMESSFEKLGVKKDIEFLEQSHSVAWTHRKIGDVDIYFLSNQMNEPNSVRLTFRVNGKNPELWDPIRNTISDNFGIEVEKGSVTTGISLKANQSIFIIFRKEAVKYEPGGWTMTGVPVKFFSKKWEVLFNKNYGGAEQAIVFDDLISWSKNSDLHIKYYSGSAIYQKTFVIDKNELDKRVFVELDSIYNIATVRVNGMDCGTLWTEPYELNITKAIKQGENKIEIEVTNTWHNRLIGDNLLPPDKRITWTTAPFRLKDKPLLPAGIVGEVKLIFR